CATCATCCGTTCCCTGGCCCTGAGGAGTTGCTTCCCATTAGCCTGCTCCAGATTCTCTGCCAGCCGACGCACCACCACTTATCTCCCactgcttcttcttcctctccttccgaTTCGGATTGATCTCGGTGGCGTGCATTcgcataagagaaaacttgaGGAGCGGTGGTCGGCCTGCGGTAGCAGATTACTACCCAAGGTGCTGCGTCCTGAGGGAAATGGCGGCCGCTCACGCTTTAGTTTCTTCCTCCCCGTCTCTAGCCTCCAGCAGCTCGTCCTGGGACGCTGCAGCTGCTGTGAGGCAGCTCCTGAAGGGACGAGCCCTTCCGTGCTCCTTCACCTCCAACTCCCGCTATCTTCCTCAACTCGCCAGGAGATCGGCTTCCCTCGTCGCCAGGGCTTCCTCCAGTACTCCACCTGCCAAGTTCGTCTTTCTTCTGCCACTCTCGGTGTTCtcatttctcttccttttctcatCTCCCCTCGTCAAATCATGCAGAGTTTTGACGTCTCTTAAATGGTTGACGTTCCTCATTTTTATTTCAGCAAAGGTGCAGACAGGGGTGGGAATCGCGGCGGAGATCCTCGCAAGCTCGGCCTTATCCAGGCGGAAACAAGCTCGGCCTTATCCCGGCGGAGACAAGCTCGGCCTTATCTCGGCGGAGACGGCCCTGCCATGGTTCAAGACCAGGGTGATCTCCCTGGTTGGCGCTTGCACCTACGGGGCCGACCCCCCCACGCACCCGCTGAACCAGGCTAACCCGTGCTCGATGGGGAAGTAGCATTACCTGGGCCTGTAGAAGGGGCTGGGTGGGTCAAGCGACCTGGCGTCTCCAGGTGGGCCTTAACCCGCTGAGGTTCGGCGAGGATAAGAAAATCAATGACGGAAGGGAATACCTCCAAAAGGCCGAAATTCCTGCTCCTATGGTTATTCATTTTAACTTAATACTTAAGAGCATTCCTTTACACCAACAAAAATCAAGCGGATGAATAAGCTTTCACTAACCCTATGCTATAACTATATCATGACTGAAGAATGTAAAAAATGGAAAGCTGGCCATGTTGGCAGTACCTTTAATTATCTAAAGGTTGGTTTACTTGGTACTATTAGGGGTCATACCAGAACTTGCTAGCTCATTTGAACTAACCTATCAACGAAGTTGGTTATATATATCATGTATGAAACTTCATTGTGATGTTTTAATAGTGACAAAAATTATTCATGAAACCTTTTGTATAgataaaaaaaccataaaaagaagATTTAGAGGTTAGGTGAAGGTAAAATTTGTCTGTGTGTACATCGTTATGACCAATATGCATGTCTACGCAATAAAataatcttttcattttttttgtttcgctCATAGCGTTATcttattattttacatttatgTTTAgaattatctcatacatctatctgttatcaaattatcacataaatattttattatctcacaaatattatttcatacttatatttagtgTCATcttatacttatgtttagcattatctcatacatctatctttatgtcattatctcataaatcttttgcaTGAAAGTTATACATATTGATAGTATAATCTTATTTGGCATAGGTTCATTGTATACACGGAATGACGTATAGAACTTTCTCTCCCCATCAACAACATCCTCTCAACCCAACAATAGGGCTGGAGCCCTCCCCTTTCCCGTGATCCACAGCCTACCCTACTGGTCGCTCTAAATCCTCCAAGCTACCAACAACAACATCCTCACCAGCCCAAATTCTTATTGATCTCAATGTATCGCAAGTGTCCTGtctgtttttcatctttcacAATTGAAAATCTAAACATCCACAATATGTTCCTTTGCTAAGATAAGCATTATAGTTGTGTTCTGTCTGAGGTACCAAATCAGACGAACTGCTAAATAATTGCATTACGTATCTTATTAACATAAGTTCACAAATTGGCAAATAAGTTAAGCTGACACATACTCTTCACAAAGGTTGCCGCACCCAAATTGACACCGACTCAAGTGCAGGTGAAGTTCAGACATGGCTTGAGTGcaggggtggagggaaggggggcccgcctaggcTCTGTTTCGATccagctaattgaaaaaaaaaatgacattaaaaaaattgaaaatttttatttgcgtaatgtattttttagatttgggtTTAGTTTGACCCTATCGAATAAGTTCGTTGGACTGTTTGGCctgcccttaaaaaaaaatcctcgcttGAGTATAATAATAAACAAATTGCTTTGAAACATTGATTAAGTCAAAGCTTGGTAGTTGTCAATAACAAGTGCTAGTTGTATTGTTTGTACATAATAGACCAAAACTtacactcttttttttttttttgcaaaaatgcCGCATCACACCCCCCCTCATCATTGGATTACCCAACATTTGGATAGACAAGCAATTTTGTAGCCTACCCTAAGAATAAGGATGTGGCAATCTTACAGAGCAATTTCATAAAAACctaatttcttaaattttttgaaccttagtttgtgtgtttggatgacaatctAAAATGTAGTTTTTGTTCATATGACAAAGCCAAATCTTTGAGGGTGCATATAAAAACTAATGGCAGCTTATGTTATACTTGATATACAATAACAAACACACTCATTGGCATTTGGCTATattaaaattcaattcaaaCAGCAAAGTTAAGATTTGctttacataaatttttttgcGTTCACGCTTATCTTcacatataatttaaaaataagtaaGAGCTTGAAGTATATTCAtaaaccaggaaaaaaaaaaaagaaccagcTAAGATTGTAAGAACGTAATTTTACTGATAGAGGATTTGGATAAGTTTGTAAAGAAAATGCTCaacttaaaaaatttacatttgtAGCGAATGGGTTTTGATAAACTTTACTTTTGAGTCACTGTCACCGGACATAACATTTAGAAGAAGAAGCCGTTTGATTGTTGTCATGTAGGACAAAAACGGATAGGACGTCCTTTCAAACAACGGCATGAAACAAGTTTTTAATAActtcaaaaaagttgaaaaaaatggcaGCTGAATTTTTGTTCAACAATTAGTCTCTATCACTAGATTATGTTCTTCTGGTTCAGCTAGCATTATCGATTTAACGAAGATTCACTGTAAGCTTTTATTTGACAGTTTCTGTATAAAAGAATTGCAGAAGTTAATATCTTTTATGAgattttgattaaaaaacaaCCTTGAAATCGAGAATTTCTCAGAAAAACTGAAAAGGCAACGAAGATCGATGGCGTTGCGTTGTCTCTCTTTTCTTCGAATGATGAAAGGCAGGAGAAGCACCAATacatatttaaatttcaaaacacAGAGAAGAGAATCCATGCCTGCCACCATAGCCATACGCGCCCCGATGTCCGTACAGAAACACTCCGACCCCTGATCTTTCGGATCTCCTTCctccactttttcttttgttttcttcctttacCCTTTTCTCGTTCTCCCCTCTCTGATTCAAAGGTGAACTCCGGAGATAAGGCAGCCACCGGCTCGCTGACGTGCGCATCTTCTTGACTGGTAGCCGCAACTCTGCAACTCGACGGTGCAACACCGCAAGCTCCGCACACAgacaacctctctctctctctccctctctctctctgagcagaagagagagagagagacagagagagtgtGGGGGCGTGCGAGTCCATTTTTCCGGccacagagagaaagagcgtTGGGGGTGTTGCTGCGAATCCAATATTCCTCCGGCCTGAGAAGGACAGGAAGAGAAAGACTCATggtctctctttttctctcctctctcttcaCGCAACCTCCATCTCGACGTGGTTAAgaaatgtgagagagagagaaccactTGATTCGGTGCTGTCGGAAGGAAGACCAGAAGGCAAGACGTCGGCGATGGCATCTGCGTTCGTCGTGCTCTTAAGCTGATGACTTCCCACGTTGCATGGACAAACGGCGTGTCATGCGAGTGAAGGGAGGCTTAGAGCACAGGCATGTAATTCCCTGAGACGACGTCGAACACCTACTCTCCTATACCTCAGACGAAATTAACCAATATGGTCGCTGGTGGCTCCTCCCTTCTCCGCCATTCCTCTTGCTTTTATCGTCACCACGTCCAACTCCCATGCTCAGAAGCATGTCTTTTCATACTGccatttctctccctctctctcacttctCTCGTTTTTGTAGGCGACAGAATTTAGGTTATCTTTAGAGTTTTTACCATGGAGACATAACCTTGATGCATTGATGAGAGCAACGTACAAGGCGTTTTGCAACTAGAGAATGACTGTGGGTCCTGTTGGAAGGGAACATCTCTTCGTTGGTTGGTCTTCTCCCTGTAGCTTCTGCTAAAGCACATGGATCGTCAGCTAACTTCATACAAGTACTTGGCCAAGCAGTTTGACATTCGTATAAGTTTCTCTAGTATTGTTAGGTAGGCGTTTGCCTAAACCCAGCATCATAATTTCCCCTTGATGATCTTCCTCcagtaaaattttcttttgatcatTTTCCAGCGTGGGTTTTCGACAGATTCTCGACTCAACCTTTTGAACCAACAAGCAAGGACCATCATCGATACCGAGTGTACAGCGTGCTCAACCGTTATCTTTTGTGTTTTCCGCAGAATTTTCTCGAAACTTACCTGCAGTCGCATGATTCACTGATTCAAAATCGTGTATTGCACGTTAGCCAACCACGAAGattgaagagaagaagcagATCATGATTCAGGACACTTTAGGTGGAGAATCTTTAAGATATGGAATCTAACCTCTTAGACTTTTGACCATTCAAGATCTACAAGTCCTCTCGACATCATTAGCCAACAAGAGTCCGGCAATATAACTGCGCTGTACATAAAATCTTCGAGAAAGTCAGTGTCCGGTTGTGCTTCTGCTGATGTAACGCGTTACCTTTATTCTATGTTTCAGCTAGCCTGTAGATCGTGAAGAAAATGGTAGCTATAATCTTATTCATGCATAATTTGACTTCGATGACAATGGGACTCTAGATTAATCGGGAAAATGAAACTGGGATCAACTAGCAAGATGAAAGACAATCGCCTTAGTTGGATGACGAACTTGGGTAGTTGGATTTTGCATgataaagaaaaattcatgtgGCGGAACAAGTCCCAGAGCGGTAATCACACAAGTGCACGAGAAAAGGTAAAAAGAAGAACCCGTGGAAGATGAAAACTAACTGTCATCAGGCATCAGGAAACTAAACATTAAAGGCTTCAATAGTTAGAAGAGCCTCCcaaacattatttcatatgaAAGTTGTACACATGCTGGCAGGGTTCTAAGCCTCCAGTTTGTTAGACAAAGGGCCTTCAAGAAGGCCTGTGTTTGCTTCCACTTATGTCAAAGAAATCTTCCTTTGCTTAATTAATGCGACCAACACCAATGTCAAAGAACTCTTCCTCTACTTGATTTATGATACCATGGCGTGGTTGAAACAACCAAGCAACGATACCCATTCACTGAATCTGCCAGGAAATCTTAAAACATACAGATAGTACTCCAAACTTGGAAGTTTTGCACTCTAAACATGAAATAGACAATCTGCAGGCAGGGAAGACTGGGGATATCAGTGTTTCAGCAGAACGACCAGTGAGTGAACTGAGGCAAAGGGCTACATTTGTAGATTACACAGTGCCGATTTTCACTCTACCTGTTTCCACTGATGATTAACCAAAAGGCCTTCCCCAAAAAATTCAAGGCATTGCCACATTCACCGGGGAAGGCTAGGTTGCGTTTGCAAGCAGGAAAAGTGGATAGCACCTTTGCTGGTTTAAAGTTGAGTTTCAAAGTGGTCAACATATAACTGCACACCAACTGCCGTACCCATAATAACCTGCAATGGATTACTTAATCTGATCTGCACGGCTCAGGAGAATCATCAAGTATAATTACTTCTTGAGCAGACCTGGCACCAAAGCGTGCAAGAGCCTCCTTCTCCAGCTTGTGAGCAAACTCCAAATTTTGAGCGTTAAAAGAGTTTAATTGACCACAACTTTGGAACAGCGTCCTATGCTGAAAGTAGTTCTCACTTTTAGCATCAAATACTGTCTGCGAGGAGAATCTAGCCAGATTGTCATTGTGAATACTACGGTAGCTTTTTTGTTGTGTAGGTAGCGGAATCCTAGGGTTGCCAAAATTGCCCGGAGACCTTGAGAGAGTTTCATGCTGGAAATGTGTAAAAACAAAAGGATCTTCTTGGACTGAAGGAGTTGAAAGAAGCTGGTTGGGCTTACACCCACAAGTCCCGGAAAAACCAAGATTCCTAACGTATTCAGAATTAGGATGATTGGTTTTACTACAAGGAGTACTGACGTGCTGCAGTACAGCATCTGCTTCACCTTTGCTTGCCACCATGAGGTTCTTCCCCATCAATCGCAGCACACAATTTGCAGTTGGCTGAACTTTACAATGATCAGATACCTGAGAAGCTGTGCCTCCATGGGGCCTTTGAATCGCATCAGTTTGTGATTTTGTGGGAATGCCAAGAAAAGGTGAGCGCACAATTATATTGGTCATTTTATCAGCAGTTGCTGCCTGCAAGTCTTGTGGCAACTCGGGTACGAGATCCGAAAGGCAAGTGGATGCAGGGAATCCATTTTCCCCATGTACGCAACCATCAATAAATAATGGATAAGGATTGCTGTTTTGTGCCAAAATATGTTGACCTGCAGATACTGCACAAGAGCCTCTGCAACATATTCCCTCCCTCTGAGATGATGTATGATAACCTTGGCAACAACTTGTTTTGTTAACTTGAAAATGTTGAGTACCTGTAAATACCATGGATGCTTCAAAAGGTAAATCTGGGCTAATATTCTGCCAGCCTGGTATTCCATTTGGTGATGCAAGTTGCTGATCTTCGAAAAAGTGAGAACAACTTTTCCTTGTGGAGTCAGAATCTTGGCATGGGGAGCATATGTTCATTTTGGACGGTCCAAAACATGATTCTGGCTCAATAACTCTGCATATGGGCTCTACTGCAGTTGAAACACGAGCGCCCAACCTAGTGGAGGTAGGAGTTACCTGTGCTGCCAATATATCAAACAGGTTGCACTGATATTCAGAGCCAATAAAATTTAGACAGCCCAAGTTTACGTGTCTATTTTGTTCAGCAGTTGATTTCCCCACAAATGCATCAACAAACACGTCTTCTTGGGAGGAGGTGAAGCTTTCCCCTTTCCCTTGGCATATAAAAGTATTAACTTGAGATATAGTTGCCTTGGCTTCAGAAACATTTTGCTTACTTTTTTCATTAATCTTCTCATCCACAGTTTGGGAAGTATCATGGGCAGCCTTATTGCTTCCTTGATTGCTAAAAGAGCTATCTTCTCTAGATAACTCAGACTGCAAGGCTTCTGCTAGATTTTCCATGCAAGGTTCCAATTGTGTACCACCACTTGAGGGTAGGCATTCAGCTGAAACAGTTGCCATCTCTCCATAGGATGAAACTTTCGTGGGATCTCCAATACTATAAGATGTAGGAGCCAGCGGGTTGTGGACATCCAATGTCATTTCATCACCATCAGGTTCTTTTGCACCACCAAAATGCATATATTGTGGACTATCTCCACGATCCATAGTATCATGTGGCAACTCGTTAGGACCTGATCGTTTCTTCACAGTGAGTGGATTTTCATTATTCAATTTCTCTTCAGAATCTAGTGCAGTGCCTTCCACAAGAGACAAGTAGTTTTCAAGCTTACTATCTTTAGTCTCTAGGGGACCTTTTGAGCAACCTAAGCTACAAGTTTCTTTACCAGCTTGCAGAGTAATTGGGACACTGAAATTGCATGTCCTACTGCATCTGTTGTCTATACGACAAACTAGCTCCATTTGTTTGCCACTTTCCCTACTAGGTAGCTCTTCCCGATACTCTCTGGGAAAAGCTTCCTCAacatccttcaacttggataCTTTCTTAGCCATGTGACTTTTAGAGGAGAACTTCTTTCCCAAGGTTAGAAGCTTCTTTCCAGCAGAAGGACAACAATTCTTATAGGATAGTATCTGCAAGGTGCTTTGATCACCCTTAGCAGCCCCAGTTGCAGCTTGACAAATTTCTCCTCCTTCACTGGGTGAATGAACAAAGGTTTCTGTTGAAATAGTTGAAGTTGGGTCGCAACTGGTGCATGTAGATGGATCACCATTGTGCACAACATTGTCCTTGGAGACATCCATATTTCCTTTGCATACAACTCTTTTCAGGTCTCTGCGTTTTGAACGAACCCAATGCTTTAGATGTCCAGAGGACCTTATTTTCTCTTGGGTTTTCTCATGCAgagaaactttctttttctccttttgatgCTCACATATCCTCTGTGCTCCTTCAGGCAATTCATGGTTCTGCTTATCATGAAATACCACAAATCATAAGCAagaattaatttcatttttggttacacaaaaaaaaaaaaaaaaaagataatgctAACAAGGCTCTAGTCTAAGCTGAGCAAAGAACTGAAATCAATAGTTCGCAGTATTAACCTCACCAGCAAAAGAACAG
Above is a window of Nymphaea colorata isolate Beijing-Zhang1983 chromosome 8, ASM883128v2, whole genome shotgun sequence DNA encoding:
- the LOC116258676 gene encoding uncharacterized protein LOC116258676, giving the protein MLSTQNPSDSPCSSEVSARKKRSNEKAPDELSLDEADLPTSTLDQLDLLSFSIRDYVCQSRTKSIKQNWPFHPPYLQLCLDHGVTDVLPPFEPPTSFKPWHLLNSDLVRTKVAGEALDLEDDVGGGLQRTSATCVDQLGATSKQEESTSSRPSSSPKGMPESDSTITNDDLVRETLLPPKFVPVGRRKPSVVGASQPAPSFCNSKSSLDVDENCGSKPAKRPGDKSSLTVSKECSEMKPESGRCEGFVSKLSALLDPMASKVCPVCRNFSSTSNTTLNAHIDQCLASDSTTQLPLAIRQRRHKVKPRKMKSIEEIYATARPCTLEHLDRTNGTTGTLNNFMVSLTSEDFRENKRTRPAEVNSADESDADAVNVDSNGRKVRMLSQLTSEEGPSSSKYSKSESDERCPLTSNKRSLVFSSSKASLLKTEGKKLTMLTDLENQNHELPEGAQRICEHQKEKKKVSLHEKTQEKIRSSGHLKHWVRSKRRDLKRVVCKGNMDVSKDNVVHNGDPSTCTSCDPTSTISTETFVHSPSEGGEICQAATGAAKGDQSTLQILSYKNCCPSAGKKLLTLGKKFSSKSHMAKKVSKLKDVEEAFPREYREELPSRESGKQMELVCRIDNRCSRTCNFSVPITLQAGKETCSLGCSKGPLETKDSKLENYLSLVEGTALDSEEKLNNENPLTVKKRSGPNELPHDTMDRGDSPQYMHFGGAKEPDGDEMTLDVHNPLAPTSYSIGDPTKVSSYGEMATVSAECLPSSGGTQLEPCMENLAEALQSELSREDSSFSNQGSNKAAHDTSQTVDEKINEKSKQNVSEAKATISQVNTFICQGKGESFTSSQEDVFVDAFVGKSTAEQNRHVNLGCLNFIGSEYQCNLFDILAAQVTPTSTRLGARVSTAVEPICRVIEPESCFGPSKMNICSPCQDSDSTRKSCSHFFEDQQLASPNGIPGWQNISPDLPFEASMVFTGTQHFQVNKTSCCQGYHTSSQREGICCRGSCAVSAGQHILAQNSNPYPLFIDGCVHGENGFPASTCLSDLVPELPQDLQAATADKMTNIIVRSPFLGIPTKSQTDAIQRPHGGTASQVSDHCKVQPTANCVLRLMGKNLMVASKGEADAVLQHVSTPCSKTNHPNSEYVRNLGFSGTCGCKPNQLLSTPSVQEDPFVFTHFQHETLSRSPGNFGNPRIPLPTQQKSYRSIHNDNLARFSSQTVFDAKSENYFQHRTLFQSCGQLNSFNAQNLEFAHKLEKEALARFGARSAQEVIILDDSPEPCRSD